A genome region from Oncorhynchus masou masou isolate Uvic2021 chromosome 14, UVic_Omas_1.1, whole genome shotgun sequence includes the following:
- the LOC135553869 gene encoding metalloproteinase inhibitor 2-like — MQSEQTIISVELKHVSLSSALLVIRAKVVGKKVVEAGNDVYGNTIKRIKYDIKQIKMFKGPDRDIDAIFTAPSSAVCGVTLETNGNKEYLFTGAVLTMQAETDGTMHVTLCDFIESWEAMSATQKKSLTQRYESGCKCKIIRCTSIPCTISAPEECLWTDWVMEKSHSGPQAQHFACINRSDGSCAWYRGIAPPKKEFLDIEDP; from the exons ATGCAGTCTGAACAGACG ATTATTTCAGTGGAGTTAAaacatgtctccctctcttccgcTCTTCTAGTGATCAGGGCCAAGGTGGTTGGAAAGAAAGTGGTTGAGGCTGGTAATGACGTCTATGGCAACACCATCAAGAGGATCAAGTACGACATCAAACAGATCAAG ATGTTCAAAGGTCCTGACCGGGATATCGACGCCATCTTCACTGCACCCTCCTCAGCCGTCTGTGGCGTTACTCTGGAAACCAACGGCAACAAGGAGTATCTCTTCACAGGTGCGGTTCTCACTAT GCAAGCTGAGACGGATGGAACCATGCATGTAACACTGTGTGACTTTATTGAGTCTTGGGAGGCCATGAGTGCCACACAAAAGAAGAGTTTGACTCAACGCTATGAGAGTGGCTGCAAGTGCaag ATCATCCGCTGCACTTCCATCCCCTGTACGATCAGCGCCCCAGAGGAGTGTCTGTGGACAGACTGGGTGATGGAAAAGAGCCACAGCGGTCCCCAGGCCCAACACTTTGCCTGTATCAATAGGAGCGATGGGTCCTGTGCCTGGTACAGGGGGATAGCACCACCCAAGAAGGAGTTCCTGGATATTGAAGACCCCTAA
- the LOC135553870 gene encoding ubiquitin carboxyl-terminal hydrolase 36-like encodes MPIVDKLKEALKPGRKDSSAGDDSDLNKLLASSAKKVLLQKIEFEPASKGFSYQLDSLKTKYVILNPRGSEGATSGQRASTEPAQIKRHVSDNQCGGQSDGIPAPQKMLFPGNRLSMRWERVYRVGAGLHNLGNTCFLNSTVQCLTYTPPLANYLLSKEHSRACHQSGFCMICIMQNHIIQAFANTGNAIKPVSFIRDLKSK; translated from the exons ATGCCTATAGTGGACAAGCTCAAGGAGGCCCTGAAGCCCGGCCGGAAGGACTCCTCGGCGGGCGATGATAGCGACCTCAATAAGCTGCTGGCCTCCTCGGCCAAGAAGGTCCTGCTGCAGAAGATTGAGTTTGAGCCGGCCAGCAAAGGCTTCTCCTATCAGCTGGACAGTCTCAAGACCAAATATGTGATCCTCAACCCCCGTGGCAGTGAGGGGGCCACTTCGGGTCAGAGGGCCAGCACAGAGCCCGCTCAGATCAAGAGGCACG TTTCAGACAACCAGTGTGGGGGCCAGAGCGATGGGATCCCCGCCCCGCAGAAGATGCTCTTCCCTGGGAACAGACTCTCCATGCGTTGGGAGCGTGTCTACCGGGTGGGAGCCGGCCTCCACAACCTGGGCAACACCTGCTTCCTTAACTCCACTGTGCAGTGTCTCACCTACACACCGCCCCTGGCAAACTATCTCCTCTCCAAGGAGCACAGTCGTGCCT GTCACCAGTCGGGTTTCTGTATGATTTGTATAATGCAGAACCACATCATCCAAGCCTTTGCCAACACAGGAAATGCCATCAAGCCTGTCTCCTTCATCCGAGACCTAAAAAGTAAGTAG